A single region of the Microlunatus panaciterrae genome encodes:
- the cobA gene encoding uroporphyrinogen-III C-methyltransferase, with product MLIGGGPGDPGLLTIDGLTAIRTADVIVCDRLAPLTVLDQARPDAVIIDVGKIPRGRTTPQDEINRLLVEHARAGKVVARFKGGDNFVFGRGGEEWQACTAEGIAVSVIPGVTSAVAVPALAGIPLTHRTLTHGFTVVTGHLAPGDPGSKLDWGALARSGTTLVVLMGVAQLPAISAELLRQGMGPDTPAATIADGGLPSMRTVRGTLSDIAERSAAAAVKSPAVVVIGAVAAFDPAVADRPTAQSVSD from the coding sequence ATCCTGATCGGCGGCGGTCCGGGTGATCCGGGGCTGCTGACCATTGACGGGCTGACAGCGATCCGGACGGCGGATGTGATCGTCTGCGACCGGCTCGCCCCGCTGACGGTGCTGGACCAGGCACGACCGGACGCGGTGATCATCGACGTCGGCAAGATCCCTCGAGGGAGGACCACGCCGCAGGACGAGATCAACCGGTTGTTGGTCGAGCACGCCCGAGCCGGCAAGGTGGTCGCGCGGTTCAAGGGTGGTGACAACTTCGTCTTTGGTCGCGGCGGCGAGGAGTGGCAGGCCTGCACCGCCGAGGGGATCGCGGTGTCCGTCATCCCCGGCGTCACCTCGGCGGTGGCCGTACCCGCACTGGCTGGCATCCCGCTGACACACCGCACCCTGACCCACGGCTTCACCGTGGTGACGGGCCACCTGGCCCCCGGCGATCCGGGCTCCAAGCTCGACTGGGGAGCGCTGGCCCGGTCCGGCACCACGCTGGTGGTCCTGATGGGTGTCGCCCAGCTGCCGGCCATCAGCGCCGAGCTCCTCCGGCAGGGAATGGGTCCGGACACACCGGCCGCCACCATCGCCGACGGCGGCCTGCCGAGCATGCGGACCGTCCGTGGCACGTTGTCCGACATCGCCGAGCGGTCCGCCGCGGCGGCGGTCAAGTCACCGGCGGTCGTGGTCATCGGCGCGGTGGCGGCGTTCGACCCGGCCGTCGCCGACCGCCCCACAGCTCAGTCCGTCTCGGACTGA
- a CDS encoding ArsR/SmtB family transcription factor, whose protein sequence is MQDVEVIESAEAAAAALDPVRARLLGELARPASAAGLAARVGIARQKVNYHLKALEAHGLVALSEERRHGGITERVLQASAASYVVSPAALSASAADPDANADHLSASYLVALAGRLVREVGALARRADASGKRLPTLTIDTQIGFQSAADRAAFADDLTAAVLDLAARYHHDDGRPHRLLVAAHPLPEENP, encoded by the coding sequence ATGCAAGACGTCGAAGTCATCGAAAGCGCGGAGGCAGCCGCCGCCGCGCTGGATCCGGTCCGGGCCCGGCTGCTCGGCGAGCTGGCCCGACCGGCCTCCGCCGCCGGCCTCGCCGCCCGAGTCGGCATCGCGCGCCAGAAGGTCAACTATCACCTCAAGGCGCTCGAGGCGCACGGCCTGGTGGCGCTGTCCGAGGAGCGCCGGCACGGAGGCATCACCGAGCGGGTACTGCAGGCATCAGCGGCGTCCTACGTCGTATCGCCGGCGGCCCTCAGCGCGTCCGCGGCCGACCCGGACGCCAACGCCGACCACCTGTCGGCAAGCTACCTCGTCGCGCTGGCCGGCCGGCTGGTGCGCGAGGTCGGCGCCCTGGCGCGCCGTGCCGACGCGTCCGGCAAGCGTCTGCCGACCCTGACCATCGACACGCAGATCGGCTTCCAGTCGGCCGCCGACCGGGCTGCCTTCGCCGACGACCTGACCGCCGCGGTGCTCGACCTGGCCGCTCGCTACCACCACGACGACGGGCGCCCGCACCGGCTCCTCGTCGCCGCCCACCCCCTTCCTGAGGAGAACCCATGA
- a CDS encoding multicopper oxidase family protein: protein MSGEVSRRRALQIAALGAVGAITGAVGTWRSFLTPASEALPERPGQELLQPRVLSSRGGSLDVRLRAAPGVTVAGRRTRALGYNGTVPGPTLRVRPGDRLRVEFVNDLDSATNLHTHGLHVSPEGRSDNVFRHVGAGKTMRYEYAIPDDHPPGTFWYHPHMHGSVADQVFGGLYGTIVVVGAGEPSVDRERVLVVSDITLSGDGRVIPVSGPQIMAGREGELVLVNGQLRPTITTAPGTVERWRVLNACTSRFLRLRLDGHTLGLLGYDGQALSAPRDRDSVVLAPGNRTDFLVRLERAGSFRLRTLDVDRGGMGMMSGGSGSTSRAAELATVEVGGRPSATTASPGSAEFTFRPAADLRGAALDRRRTITFTMQMSMGGASFGFDGQEFDPARTDQKLQLGTVEEWTIGNDTPMDHPFHLHVWPMQVVDAPDHDPSGPPDWRDVVIVPARGQVRVRVPISDFGGQTVYHCHILDHEDRGMMAVVVAQP from the coding sequence ATGAGCGGTGAGGTCAGTCGACGCCGCGCTCTGCAGATCGCGGCGCTCGGCGCTGTCGGCGCGATCACCGGCGCGGTCGGCACGTGGCGGTCCTTCCTCACCCCCGCGTCGGAGGCGCTCCCCGAACGGCCCGGTCAGGAGTTGCTGCAGCCGCGCGTTCTGAGCAGCCGTGGCGGGTCGCTCGACGTGCGACTGCGGGCAGCGCCCGGCGTGACGGTTGCGGGTCGACGTACCCGCGCTCTCGGCTACAACGGCACCGTGCCGGGGCCCACGCTCCGGGTGCGCCCGGGAGACCGGCTCCGCGTCGAGTTCGTCAACGACCTCGACAGCGCGACCAACCTGCACACGCACGGTCTGCACGTCTCGCCGGAGGGACGCAGCGACAACGTCTTCCGGCACGTCGGGGCGGGCAAGACGATGCGCTATGAGTACGCCATCCCCGACGACCACCCGCCGGGAACCTTCTGGTATCACCCGCACATGCATGGCAGTGTTGCCGACCAGGTGTTCGGCGGTCTCTACGGCACCATCGTCGTCGTCGGGGCCGGGGAGCCGTCGGTCGACCGCGAGCGAGTCCTCGTGGTCAGCGACATCACCCTCTCCGGCGACGGCCGGGTCATCCCGGTGAGCGGCCCGCAGATCATGGCCGGTCGCGAGGGTGAGCTGGTCCTCGTCAACGGGCAGCTTCGCCCCACTATCACCACGGCGCCCGGCACGGTCGAGCGTTGGCGGGTCCTGAACGCCTGCACATCGCGCTTCCTGCGGCTGCGCCTGGATGGCCACACCCTCGGTCTGCTCGGGTACGACGGGCAGGCGCTGAGCGCACCGCGCGACCGGGACAGCGTCGTCTTGGCGCCTGGGAACCGTACCGACTTTCTGGTCCGACTTGAGCGTGCCGGCTCGTTCCGCCTCCGTACCCTCGACGTCGACCGCGGCGGCATGGGCATGATGTCCGGCGGCTCGGGTAGCACGTCGCGCGCAGCGGAGCTGGCCACCGTCGAGGTGGGCGGCCGTCCCTCCGCGACTACTGCGAGCCCTGGTTCAGCCGAGTTCACCTTCCGGCCTGCGGCCGACCTGCGAGGTGCCGCCTTGGACCGCCGCCGAACCATCACGTTCACCATGCAGATGAGCATGGGAGGCGCGTCGTTCGGATTCGATGGGCAGGAGTTCGACCCAGCGCGCACTGACCAGAAGCTGCAGCTCGGCACCGTCGAGGAGTGGACGATCGGCAACGACACGCCTATGGATCATCCCTTCCACCTCCACGTGTGGCCCATGCAGGTCGTTGACGCGCCGGACCACGACCCTTCCGGCCCACCTGACTGGCGGGACGTCGTCATCGTGCCCGCTCGTGGGCAGGTCCGAGTGCGTGTCCCCATCAGCGACTTCGGGGGGCAGACCGTCTACCACTGCCACATCCTCGACCACGAAGACCGCGGGATGATGGCTGTCGTCGTAGCCCAGCCCTGA
- a CDS encoding SHOCT domain-containing protein — protein sequence MLLVLGLVTVAWALVRLRSSARDRGSEDGADRPQDTSHDRSREILRERYARGEISEEEMRERMRALDER from the coding sequence GTGCTCCTTGTGCTGGGGCTGGTCACCGTGGCTTGGGCGCTGGTACGGCTGCGCTCATCGGCGAGAGACCGCGGCAGCGAGGACGGCGCCGACCGACCACAGGACACAAGTCACGACCGCTCGCGGGAGATCCTTCGAGAGCGGTACGCCCGGGGGGAGATCTCCGAAGAGGAGATGCGAGAGCGGATGCGGGCGTTGGATGAGCGGTGA
- a CDS encoding SRPBCC family protein, with protein MSTTPNVPYRLEFSVEVPGTPEQVWQAIATAKGMSAWFTPTQMEEREGGSLHFTMGPEMGSDGQVTAWEPPRRLVYQEDWAALMGKDPDALSPLTSEFLVEAQSGGTCIVRVTSSGFGTGAAWESEFWATMGPGWMPFFDNLRLYLSHFPGQEATHLEATASHPGDAETLWSTLHDALGLGDEGATVEVRGATGTVERVGERQTLVRLSAPVPGMLSIFAWDEGGGKATAGIRAYLFSAEAADYVRREEPAWQAWLQGISVPA; from the coding sequence ATGAGCACCACCCCGAACGTCCCCTACCGCCTGGAGTTCAGTGTCGAGGTCCCCGGCACCCCGGAGCAGGTCTGGCAAGCCATCGCCACCGCCAAGGGCATGAGCGCCTGGTTCACGCCCACCCAGATGGAGGAGCGCGAAGGCGGCTCCCTGCACTTCACCATGGGCCCAGAGATGGGCTCGGACGGCCAGGTCACCGCATGGGAGCCGCCGCGCCGCCTCGTCTACCAGGAGGACTGGGCCGCCCTCATGGGCAAGGACCCCGATGCGCTCAGCCCGCTCACGTCGGAGTTCCTCGTCGAGGCACAGTCCGGCGGAACCTGCATCGTGCGCGTCACCAGCAGCGGTTTCGGGACCGGCGCCGCCTGGGAGTCGGAGTTCTGGGCCACCATGGGCCCAGGCTGGATGCCGTTCTTCGACAACCTGCGCCTCTACCTGTCCCACTTCCCCGGACAGGAGGCCACACACCTGGAGGCCACCGCCTCCCACCCCGGCGACGCGGAGACGCTCTGGTCGACCCTGCACGACGCACTCGGACTGGGCGACGAGGGCGCGACGGTCGAGGTGCGCGGCGCTACCGGCACGGTCGAGCGCGTCGGTGAGCGGCAGACGCTGGTCCGGCTCAGCGCGCCGGTGCCAGGAATGCTCAGCATCTTCGCGTGGGACGAGGGCGGCGGCAAGGCGACGGCGGGCATACGGGCGTACCTGTTCTCCGCAGAGGCTGCCGACTACGTACGGCGCGAAGAGCCGGCCTGGCAGGCCTGGCTGCAGGGAATCTCCGTCCCTGCCTGA
- a CDS encoding ABC transporter ATP-binding protein: MSTSTKETRSKQDRDRDAKSDEVRDSTLDAWRGVGAEHADDISDKGTLFLKHRSRRLLGDLLRPYKKFVFLLTFIVLVENAARLSVPWLVRRGIDFGVPPLLQGGSGKVLYETVGLMLVAVVLQAVSRISFLRSSGRIGQEILLEIRRRLFRHFQKLDVKFHDRYTSGRVVSRLTNDIDAIMELLANGFDGLITAVLTMVGVGVLLLTLDLKLGAICLICFPILMVLVRWFSKQSGLTYRRVRETSAMVIVHFVETMTGMRAVQAYRREPRNQQIFEDLSTRYQDANVKSFKLVAIFMPGIKLIGNITIGVVLLYGGYLVIGDEITVGVLAAFLLYLRMFFEPMQEISQFYNTFQSATSALEKLSGVLEEEPTVVEPRNPTPLPSARGELHFEKVKFAYVPERPVLPGLELTIPEGQTVALVGTTGAGKTTIAKLMSRFYDPTAGRVTLDGIDLRQLSDVDLRRAVVMVTQENFMFDGSVADNIAFGRPDASRIEIIEAAQAVGAHEFITELPQGYDTDVAKRGGRLSAGQRQLVAFARAFLADPAVLILDEATSSLDVPSERLVQRALQTILKNRTAVIIAHRLSTVEIADRVLVLEHGQILEDGSPEQLMTTDGGRYAALHQAWVDSLA, encoded by the coding sequence ATGAGCACCAGCACCAAGGAGACCCGCTCGAAGCAGGACCGTGACCGCGACGCCAAGAGCGACGAGGTCCGCGACTCGACCCTGGACGCGTGGCGTGGTGTCGGCGCCGAGCACGCCGACGACATCTCCGACAAGGGCACCCTGTTCCTCAAGCACCGCAGCCGTCGTTTGCTGGGCGATCTCCTGCGGCCCTACAAGAAGTTCGTCTTCCTGCTGACCTTCATCGTGCTGGTGGAGAACGCCGCCCGGCTGAGTGTGCCCTGGCTGGTACGCCGGGGCATCGACTTCGGGGTGCCGCCACTGCTCCAGGGCGGCAGTGGCAAGGTCCTGTACGAGACGGTCGGACTGATGCTGGTGGCCGTGGTGCTGCAGGCGGTGAGCCGGATCTCGTTCCTGCGGTCGTCGGGGCGGATCGGCCAGGAGATCCTGCTGGAGATCCGCCGCCGGCTCTTCCGGCACTTCCAGAAGCTCGACGTGAAGTTCCATGACCGCTACACCTCCGGCCGGGTGGTGTCGCGGTTGACCAACGACATCGACGCGATCATGGAGCTGCTGGCGAACGGCTTCGACGGCCTGATCACCGCTGTCCTGACGATGGTCGGCGTCGGCGTGCTGCTCCTCACCCTGGACCTCAAGCTGGGGGCGATCTGCCTGATCTGCTTCCCGATCCTGATGGTGCTGGTGCGCTGGTTCTCCAAGCAGTCGGGGTTGACCTACCGCCGGGTCCGCGAGACCTCGGCGATGGTGATCGTGCACTTCGTCGAGACGATGACCGGCATGCGGGCCGTCCAGGCCTACCGTCGCGAACCGCGCAACCAGCAGATCTTCGAGGACCTGTCCACCCGCTACCAGGACGCCAACGTCAAGTCGTTCAAGCTGGTCGCGATCTTCATGCCGGGCATCAAGCTGATCGGCAACATCACCATTGGTGTCGTGCTGCTGTACGGCGGCTACCTGGTCATCGGCGATGAGATCACTGTCGGTGTGCTGGCCGCCTTCCTGCTCTATCTGCGGATGTTCTTCGAGCCGATGCAGGAGATCAGCCAGTTCTACAACACGTTCCAGTCGGCCACCTCAGCCCTGGAGAAGCTGTCAGGCGTGCTGGAGGAGGAGCCGACGGTGGTCGAACCGCGGAACCCGACTCCGCTGCCGAGTGCACGGGGTGAGCTGCACTTCGAGAAGGTGAAGTTCGCCTACGTGCCCGAGCGGCCGGTGCTGCCTGGGCTGGAGCTGACCATCCCCGAGGGTCAGACGGTCGCCCTGGTGGGCACCACCGGTGCGGGCAAGACGACCATCGCCAAGCTGATGTCCCGGTTCTACGACCCGACCGCTGGCCGGGTGACGCTGGACGGCATCGACCTGCGGCAGCTGTCCGATGTCGACCTGCGCCGGGCCGTCGTGATGGTGACCCAGGAGAACTTCATGTTCGACGGGTCGGTGGCCGACAACATCGCCTTCGGTCGACCGGACGCCAGCCGGATCGAGATCATCGAGGCCGCCCAGGCCGTCGGTGCGCACGAGTTCATCACCGAGCTGCCGCAAGGCTACGACACCGACGTCGCCAAGCGCGGTGGACGGTTGTCCGCGGGCCAGCGTCAGCTGGTCGCGTTCGCCCGGGCGTTCCTGGCCGACCCGGCGGTGCTGATCCTCGACGAGGCGACGTCCAGCCTGGACGTTCCCAGCGAGCGGCTGGTCCAGCGGGCACTGCAGACCATCCTGAAGAATCGGACCGCGGTGATCATCGCGCACCGGCTCAGCACGGTGGAGATCGCGGACCGGGTGCTGGTCCTGGAGCACGGCCAGATCCTCGAGGACGGCAGCCCGGAGCAGCTGATGACCACCGACGGTGGACGGTACGCGGCGCTGCACCAGGCATGGGTGGACTCGCTGGCGTAG
- a CDS encoding ion channel — MAGMSRVLRSVLDHPSAVLLVVQLIGVLIYPFMEESPAGRVIFETFGLFVLALAIWSVRDSAGPTWIALAIGVIAAALAVASVLLGGSALQAVSAGVHAMFYFWAAGSLLIYMLRDRTVTFDELFAVGATFTLFAWGFAYVFVALQILQPGCFIAAVDPQAARSWMELLFLSFTNLSSTGLSDVVPVTPHARSVVMMEQLAGLGYVALVVSRLVGLTMTRRVEPAASDDAAEVAQSETD, encoded by the coding sequence ATGGCTGGCATGAGTCGGGTTCTGCGGAGCGTGCTCGATCACCCGTCGGCGGTCCTGCTGGTGGTCCAGTTGATCGGGGTGCTGATCTACCCGTTCATGGAGGAGTCCCCGGCGGGACGGGTGATCTTCGAGACGTTCGGGCTGTTCGTGCTGGCGCTGGCCATCTGGTCGGTCCGGGACTCGGCCGGGCCGACCTGGATCGCCTTGGCGATCGGCGTCATCGCCGCCGCCCTGGCCGTCGCGTCCGTGCTGCTGGGCGGTTCGGCCCTGCAGGCCGTTTCGGCCGGGGTGCACGCCATGTTCTACTTCTGGGCGGCCGGCAGCCTGCTGATCTACATGCTGCGGGACCGGACCGTCACCTTCGACGAGCTCTTCGCGGTCGGGGCGACGTTCACGCTGTTCGCCTGGGGCTTCGCCTACGTCTTCGTAGCTCTGCAGATCCTTCAGCCGGGCTGCTTCATTGCCGCCGTCGATCCGCAGGCCGCCCGCAGTTGGATGGAGCTGCTGTTCCTGAGCTTCACCAACCTGTCCAGCACCGGGCTGTCCGACGTGGTTCCGGTGACCCCGCACGCCCGTTCGGTCGTGATGATGGAGCAGCTGGCCGGGCTGGGCTATGTCGCGCTGGTGGTGTCCAGGTTGGTGGGCCTGACGATGACCCGACGGGTGGAGCCGGCGGCCTCAGACGACGCTGCCGAGGTCGCTCAGTCCGAGACGGACTGA
- a CDS encoding protein kinase domain-containing protein: MKAGDVINGYLILQDFKVVGAGLSKWTYAERGGRQFFIKEFLSPTYPDENAPGSDKTKAKKRARCAAFEAQHRGMQKALAPLSAYGGNLIVTLDFFRWGAKYYKITEKVEAEDLGPAGIAGLELRLQLVLMKSVAHSLKILHDLRIVHGDLKPSNILVKRTELGYTSKLIDFDSSYIAGNPPPFEEIVGTINYYSPELLGYIQDVGVRPSELGIASDIFALGLIYSEFLTGAVPPFDATTYHEPAVAVRSGETLRIRRAGIVPALAELVDAMLLADPTQRPTIAQVHATLMGIRLTSDSPAPTARTTTPARRVPAPATTPTGALRGKGLRISDAGSPSGETMPAGTNPAQRLVGKLVGKLTGRSPR; this comes from the coding sequence GTGAAGGCCGGCGACGTCATCAACGGCTACCTGATCCTGCAAGACTTCAAGGTCGTCGGCGCCGGACTCAGCAAGTGGACCTACGCCGAACGGGGTGGCCGGCAGTTCTTCATCAAGGAGTTCCTCAGCCCCACCTACCCCGACGAGAACGCGCCGGGCAGCGACAAGACCAAAGCCAAGAAGCGCGCCAGGTGTGCCGCCTTCGAAGCCCAGCACCGTGGCATGCAAAAGGCGTTAGCGCCCTTGTCGGCCTACGGCGGCAACCTCATCGTGACGCTCGACTTCTTCCGCTGGGGGGCCAAGTACTACAAGATCACCGAGAAGGTCGAGGCCGAGGACCTCGGCCCGGCCGGGATTGCAGGGCTCGAGCTTCGCCTGCAGCTGGTGTTGATGAAGTCAGTCGCGCACAGCCTGAAGATCCTTCACGACCTGCGGATCGTGCACGGCGACCTGAAGCCAAGCAACATCCTGGTCAAGCGCACCGAGCTCGGTTACACCAGCAAGCTGATCGACTTCGACAGCTCATACATCGCCGGCAACCCCCCGCCCTTCGAAGAGATCGTCGGCACCATCAACTACTACTCCCCCGAGCTGCTCGGCTACATCCAAGACGTCGGTGTCCGACCCAGTGAACTGGGGATCGCCTCCGACATCTTCGCGCTCGGCCTCATCTACAGCGAATTCCTCACCGGCGCCGTGCCACCCTTCGACGCCACCACGTACCACGAACCCGCAGTCGCTGTCCGTAGCGGTGAGACACTCCGCATCCGTCGCGCCGGTATCGTGCCGGCTCTAGCCGAGCTGGTCGACGCCATGCTCCTTGCCGACCCGACCCAGCGACCCACTATTGCCCAGGTCCACGCCACCCTGATGGGTATCCGGCTCACCAGCGACAGCCCCGCTCCGACGGCTCGGACCACCACGCCGGCCCGAAGGGTGCCGGCACCAGCAACGACGCCGACCGGTGCGCTGCGAGGCAAGGGACTCCGCATCAGCGACGCCGGCAGTCCGTCCGGCGAGACGATGCCTGCCGGCACCAATCCGGCTCAACGGCTCGTCGGCAAGCTCGTGGGCAAGCTGACAGGCCGGTCACCCCGATGA